One Antennarius striatus isolate MH-2024 chromosome 9, ASM4005453v1, whole genome shotgun sequence genomic window, CAAACAAAGTATCTGTGATCTATGGTAAACTGGCAGCTAAACACCCAActtagaggagacagaggagggcCAGCTTAAACCTTTGGCATGAGATGTCAGAGCTGGAGAAGAAAACCAATTCTTTGAGTCCATACAGGGTTTGCTTTTGATTTGCCTACCATGTGTGACGACTGAAACATCATCCAAGCTATGCCCTTGGAAATGGAACACCAATGTATCTTGGACACACATTGACTCTGTGCTGTCGGTGTCTCTCACAGCACAGGTATACCTGTTGGCAGTAAAATATTTGATCCAGAGTGGGGTTTTTTGTTCCAAAAATGACTGCACCACGTCCTCTATACTAGAGCACAGTAACTGAgttaattaaacccattttccTCCATGTTGTTTCTCCACCACATCATATATAAATCCTCATACTAGACACAAACCGTCTTTATTACACCTTCTTGATGCTGATCAAAGTCTGATCTGCGGGGgtttgggtggtggtggtggtggtagtggggAGGAATAATGTTTTTGATAAGGTTGTAAACACatgattaaaatgaataaaacctcTGACCACAGCTCTCATCCAATGAGAACTGAgtagaaactttttttaaaattcttcctGCATGGTATGTTAACATGGCTTTGGTTACGCTACCAGAAACGGAGTATCAATTAGATACAACAGTCATttgctattttgttttttctttggccTTATTCTTTTAAGTCAGTAGAACACTTCACTGTAAAGATTAACATATCAATATCAAATCATTAATTTAGAATATTGGGAAAGGTGTTGGTATTGTAGACTGAAGCCTACAGCTAACACAGATGTGTGAGGATCACCTGATGTGAAATGAAACTACTGTTTGAAATAGGTAAACCCTCATAATACCACTGTGGCCCGACCTTTCTGGATTCATTTATCAGCCTGATCCTATTGGGTGCAGGGATACAACTATTAGAACACTGAGTCACCTCCCTTCCAGCCATGATGTACTGATTTGCTTTCATGCCAAATGAACAATGGACAGCTTCTAGAGTGGCGACAGCCTACATCAGACTTTCAAACTGGTTCCAGTGCTGTCCTGCTAAATACGGCTCACCTGTCGACCACCTTCTCCTTCTcaaacaagcagaaaaataatcagAGGAATGTTATGAAAAGTCTCTATTTAGCTCTTTGTGCTTCTTTAACTTCTAACTTAATCTCAGTAACGTTGAATTTTTCTCCTGTCCTGTCCTATCTTATTTTAGGATGTTCATCAGCTCTCAGCTGGAGGTGTCATGTAAAATTAgtgggtgcaaaaaaaaaacatttcctgattGTGATGTTTCACAATAAAGCCCAGTGGATGGTCACTGATAAATGAGTGTCCAGCAACCTCAGCATTGAACTGGGGCACTGCATCTTATCAATATAAGATAAGAGTGTTAAAATTATGGATAGTCTCAGAAAATCTTAGTTTAGTGCATTTTTTCTATAAAATATGTGAAATTCATACGAGCATCCTTCTGCTCCCGCCAACAGAGATCTCTGGTCTGAGCTCAGGGTGCCAGCAGGGTGGCTGTCTGACCTGCTCAGACTACAATGGCTGTCTGTCCTGCAAGCCGCGATTCTTCATGCATTTGGAGAGGATAGGGATGAAGCAAATCGGGGTTTGtatgacttcctgtcctccGGGCTTTTACGGCACACGCTCCCCGGAAAGAAACACCTGCACAAGTaagactgtgttttttttagagtaGATGGATAACAGACTACTAATGAAATATGAAAGTATTTCCTCCATTGCATGCTCTCAATTTACAAGTCTGTAGGTGTGGCTTAGTAGCAAGACCTCTGTTAGTAATGTCCTCTGATTCATTCTAATTCTCTGTCATAACAAAGACACAGAACTGTATCTCAGACCTGAGGTAAATGTGACCTCTTAATGGTGTGTTTTACTTATGCATGACAAGAACAAGAAGTCTCTACAAGACATTGGTAAATATGTCCTCCCTTCCTATACCGATGAGGACAGCCATGAGACCTGCGTTTGAAATATGGCATTATGCGTAAACATAGCATGAACTCAAATGACTGAAAGAACTGAACTTGTCAAGTGTGCTTCCTTTTGGAGATTTTAAAGTAAATCAAGTGGTAGTTTACTCAAAATCATTAATCACAAATTACTCTGTGAGAAATCTGTCTGACTGCTGTGGCGTTTATTCTTGATTGAACTcccactgagacacacacatgcgcgcaaacacacacacacacacacacacacacacacacacactgtgacaaCTTGTATATTTAACACGCAGGGGACATACTCGATaactttcacattttaaataaacgCTGGCGGTGGGCTGTGCTTCTCTGTCAGAGTGCAGGTCGGAGTGTGACTCCTGCTTCAACAAGAACTTCTGCACACGCTGCCGAGCAGGGTTCTACCTTCATCTGGGCAAGTGCCAGGAGAATTGCCCCGAGGGGCTGGTCCGCAGTGACACACAGAGGGAGTGTGTTCCCAGTGAGTGTCTTGAGTTCACATTTACCCAGgacaaagataaatgtggtaGCTTAGCCTTAATTTAATTCTATGCCACTTATTCAAATAATTCCCTCTTTGGAATGAAGCTGTCATGTAAAACTTGTGCAGGTGTTAAATTTAGCCACTGTGTTCACAGATACATAACTGTGCCTGTGACTTTGCAGAGTGCCCTGCAGAGTGTGAGTCGTGTCTGAACAGTGAGACGTGTACGCGGTGCTGGCCCGGCCTGTACCAGCTCAGCGGGAGGTGCCACCATGTCTGTCCAGAGGACTACGAGCCCAATGACAAACTCATGGAGTGCACATCACAAGGTCAGGAAAGTGAGAATAAACTGACAAGATCTTTTTAGTTCTCTTGGAATTTAAGTCTGAAACTCTTAGAATCTCTGGATTTTCTATAggttatttatacatttatacaaGAAATAGAATACAaaggaatacagtattttctgcactataaggcgcactggactacaaagcgcaccttcaataaatggcctattttaaaaccttttcacatataaggcacactggattataaggcgcatctgatCATAAGgggcaccttcaatgaatggcttattttaaaaccgtttccatatataaggtgaactggattataaggcacgctgtcggtttttgagaaaattaaaggcttttaggtgcgccttatagtgcggaaaatagtGTACGGTAGTTCATAGCATGGAGCCAGGGCTCATCCTACAACCAGCAAAGAAACAAGAGAATCTGATCACACATTGAATTCTGGAAAATATGTGAACGTAAAATACTTAAACAGTGACATTATCACCCTTACCTCCTCCTCTCATTTCAGTGCACTGTGAAGTGGGAGACTGGAGCGAGTGGAGCCCCTGCTCTCGGTCCGGTAGAACCTGTGGGTTCAAACGTGGCCAGGAGACTCGCACAAGGCAGGTCCTTCAGTACCCGTCACCGTTTGGCAACCCGTGCCCCGAGATCTCAGAGATCAAGGAGTGTCTGGTCAAGAGGAGGAAATGTCTAGGTAAAGAAAATGTAGAGACGGGTTTGTCTTGAAGCTGTCTGTCACATCCTCACTACAGATCCTTGTGTCCCACAGAATAAAGTCAATACATGGTCCCATTCTATAGACTGTCTACGGCAGTTGCTATTTAGCCATCACACTCACTGCCAACACTGAATTTGTGACACATGGCATGATTTCTGCTCTCTATGACTTCCAGACCTTGCTGCTTTAGCTTGTACAATCAGAGCTAGTCGTTCTTCCGCTCAGGACTACGATTGTTTACTCAGAGGATTGTCATTGTGGTTAGAGTGAGGACAGTGGGGGGGAACACATGTGTGATGTTGCAatgggtgtgttgtgtgttttgccctctttggatttttaaacagagtaaaaaaatgctttttctgctgtttgtaaACAGAGGAAAGCGTGATCGTTTAtaataaagacaataaaaactgCTTTCAGACGGGCTTATTCCGGTGAACTAACggtcattttgtattttgtgtgagTTTAGTGgagttgagtgtgtgtggtttctgACATGGTTGGTAGCTGAGGCTGGTTGTATTTTAGACGGGGCTTTCTAGTGTTAAATGACAGATCGCAGACAGGGTAGGAGACTCGAATCTAGTCCCATGGGGCCTCACACttacagaaaaaacaatgtCTCTgtatgagcgtgtgtgtgtgtgtgtgcatgtgtgcgtgtgcgtgtgtgtgtgcgtgtgtgtgtgtgtgtgtgtgtgtgtgtgtgtgtgtgtgtgtgtgtgtgtgtgtgtgtgtgtgtgtgtgtgtgtgtgtgtgtgtgtgatgcagcaAAAAACCAGTTGACTCTGGAGCAGAAACAGCCAGTTCAATATCAACATCCTCCCCCTGTGAGGCACGCGGCGACCAGGGGATCAGTATTGGTTTATCCCCACagctgccaacacacacacacacacacacacacacacacacacacacacacacacacacacacatacacacacacacacacacacacacacaaacacacacaaatacacacacacacacacacacacactgaaagacCTATACAGTCTTTACTCTTGGTGGTAATTTGTGTAGAGTCAAGTGGGTCGACATGATTTGTAAGGGAGTATAAAATGTGCCCTCTGTCAccctactctctctctctctctctctctctctctctctctctctctctctctctctctctctctctctctctctctctctctctctctctctctctctctctctctctctctctctctctctccctctcctctcccattCGGAACCATTTCTTCATCCTTCATCCCACTGTTGCCTCCACTTGTGATTACGCAGTTGTTCCAGCAGCATCTGTGGTGAATGAAAGCTAATTATCTGCTTCGGCGCATCCTCTCCTTACTGTTTACTTTCCACACATGCTAGGTGGTCAGTGGTCTGACCTCTGAGAGCCCCGGGTAATCCTCCAGCAGCCATCAGACATTGAGACAACctccttttattttcctccttaCTCTCCTCCCTTTCTTTACTTTGATCCATCATTTTACTCCCACTTTGTATTCCTTGGTTCATTTTATTCTCGTTTCACCATCTTGTTACTGTGGTTGCTCGTACGCATATAACACTTACTTATAATTCTTTTAACCCCTATTAACTTCAAACACAATTATTATTTAGAATGTGTGCCTTTCACTGTTTTCTCCAATCCTGTATTTTGTCTTCATAACAGAGTATAGAAACAGACCTCTCAGCTGTCAAATGAGGGAATTCTACCTGCAAATACTCTGATTTTACACAAGTTGTACTTTGTTTAGTGGATGGATATTAAAAATGGCTTGTAAGAATAGGAGCAATGATTAAGCAGAGTCAgatctattttttaaattacaactaTTCAGATTAATTATGACATGTatgaaaattggaaaaatgCTTCTTTCTCCATGTTTGAGATAGCTGTATGAAGATGTAGCTGTAGATCAAAGCATGCACTTTTATATCACATGTGTGCAGTTTATTCTATCTCTGTTGAGTCAACAACACAAATCATTCTGAATTTACTTAAATTAAGTTTGACACTTTGGGAAATAAtgcatctgttgttttttttaattgtggcTTGGATGAGAAGAACACTCTCATGTCTGTTGTTTAAATATGACAGCATTTAATTTGCTTGACTTGGCATAAAGATGACAAAATGGGTGAAGAGCTCTCCTGACTGTCCAAAGTTTAAACTCCACCTGCAATTCTCACTAATGAAACACGTAGCTTGTTTGTTTAATCCATACACAAATAAGACACATCAAGCTGTTCTAGAGAGTGTTACAAGCTGaaactggggtttttttgtccaggTGAGCAAATTCTCTTAAATTTCAACTGGCGTGAGTCCAGTGCCGGTAGGTTTTGTGTGAGGCAGCCATTATCCATTCTTGGCTGCAGTTTCTTTTCTAATGGACAGAAAGGAgagtgtgttcagtgtttctagatatttaaaaaaaaatctcagaatatttatattttaatgtggattttatttttcctttaagtGTAGATTGTGCAGCTGTTAAGACCCCTAGTCCTGCAGAAACATTACAAAATCACAACTGTCAGCCGACCTCTAAACAACGCTCGGTATTACAGATGGCACATTTAAAAACTTGTTGTTTCATGAGGTCCAAAACAAGATCCAGATGCAGATAATACCAGAGGCAGGGAGTGCAGTTCAGAGATTTATTAACAAGCAGTTAAACCTAAGAGAGAAGCAGGTTGGGTACTCAGCGAGGTCAATTATCCAAACCCTATAATCAAAACTTCCACAAGCAAAAAAGTCCAAAttggaaaatgaagaaaaagtcCAAGCTACACTAGGAACATTGGGAGAACAAGGAGAGTAGACACACTGAGAGCTAATGGGACACAGGCtgcacagagaggaggagacagacagataatCACAGATGAGGACGGAATCAGaccagaaatgaaataaaatacaagaaaagaaaaaaaacctcactaAAACAGGGAGAAGCCAGATCCAAAAGCAACAGCTACAACTGTAGGAAACAAGCTGACATATTCAGGCTTAGCGTGTCGCCTCTGCTCCTCTGTTATCCATGACTAGAGATTGTGAATGTTTACACACACATCCTCATCTGCCGACATCTCTCTCAAGTTAATGCTGCCTAATTTGTCCTCCGATGGACTCGCTGTTCACCTCTCTATCTCTGCAGCCAGATAGCCTGTGTATCCcgactcccacacacacacacgcgcgcgcacacacacacacacacacacacacatacacacattaaacacagaGAAATGTGCATTTACCGAGCTAGCATCATCAGTCAGTGAAAAGGtattgatcacacacacacacacacacacacacacacacacacacacacacacacacacacacacacacacacacacacacacacacacacacacacacacacacacacacacacacacacacacacacacacatccaaacagAGAGCTCCTCTCTGGACATATTCGGGACAGCCCATAGCCTTTAATCCCAGTCTGACTCCCGCCAAAAGCTCCCCGGATGACAGAATGCCTGCTGCAGACGATGTGCCACCGCAAAACACACAGTGCTCCTCACCAACACACatattattcatgttttttacCCATTTCCTTTTCATTAGCACACAGTTATGTGTAACCTCACACTCGGTAAATCTCCTGTGTGCTCAGTACAGTTTACTGACTTGTTCCCTGTGAATACACAACGAAAGAGTTCTAGAAGTTACATTAAAGTTAAATACAATTCATCTGGCCCACAGGACTGTGTTTACATGTACTGCACAGAGATTACAGTGTGCAGAGGACAGCACATATCATTGTACACTCTTCTTACAGATTAGCATATTGTAAATGACAAAGGGCTAAATAAGTCACAGtgacaatgatgatgaggagggtgTGAGCATCCTGGCTGATGAAGGTGATCCTGTGCGCTGTAGTTTTGTCCTCCATTTCCTGCTGGTAAATTACTACTTGGGACCTTTAATTCTTGAATATTACACATAGAAATAAGAAGATAAACACAAAACCTGTGAGGAGTTGGATGATTCCAGCGTGTCCAGTCGTTGACTCTTGAGAGAAATGTTAACACTTTTGTATGAGTCAACAttaattcatcattcattcagcaTTTATGAAGGATGACATCAGTAAGGTCAAAACAAACTTAGCACCAAAGAGAAAGggttaaggtaaaaaaaaaaagcaatttacatatactgtgtgtatatactttatatactgtatatatattttttatttatttatataatatttatataatacaGGTATATGTAGCATGATAGCCTAGACTCAAGCCATCAGTTGTCCTacataaagaaaaccaacagaaaataatttgtgcCATACAGATGGATTTGACTGCCAGTGGAACTGGCACTAGATATTTACAAATTACTCAAAAAGCTTTgtgcaaaataaatataaattcataGGTACCCCATTCAATGAATAGTTTATTTTTGGACATATGGTTATTTTCTACTTTAGAGAGAATTAGATTTAAGATTTAACCtcagttagaacaaaaaaaaaattgaaacaggGAATCAGCTAAGCTCTTTCCACAGGTTAGCACTCTGTCTTACAGCCCATCAAAGCCGATGAAACTGATGGGTTTTAGCTGTTTAatccaaacaacaacagaaatgcTATAACAGCATATTTTTCTGGAAAGccagggaagacatgaagaggTCACCAAGACAAGTAAGACCTTTAACCGCAGGTCTGTAGGTGGCTCATGAACTTGTGCTTTGCACTGTGTCCATTGTCAGACTTCATACTCATCCCATTTTGTCTCCTTGGTGCAGCTCAAGACTGAGCAGGGATACTGATCATCCATTTCAGCTTTTATCAATGAAGCAGAGCAAACATTTTTACCTAAAATGATTCTTTCAAGCATTATTGGTGCAAATTGATGCATTTTAGAATGTGTGAGTTTGCACCAATAGGAAGCCCTAAAAAACAAATCTTCATTCAAACAGAACCATTTCAGTTGAAAGGCAGTATTCACATATTTGACTTCCTGGTGACATTTGTCTTTAAATAATAGGGTATGACTGTATTTCTCGAATACCCATCGTAAGTAAAACAAACTTCAAATCTTTTCATCAAATTCAACTACTGTACATATTTACTACTGCCccaaaatgcaaacacattatATTCATTAAAGCTTGGCTTCAAGATGCTGCTAAATTACCGTTAAAAATGTTCCGAAAGCTCAGAAGGTGTCTCATTTGGGGACCATTACAGACATGTCAACACACAGTTTACAAAAGCTCCATCAGAAACTGTTCCAACTAACCAAACGCAGGTTGGTTTGATAAACACACTCCTAATCATTTCAACACTGGCATGGATTAGGTTTCTTCTCTGGTTTGACAAAAGCACGGGGGCTACAGTATGACTAATCCACTGAACTTGTAAATAGTTGTAAATGGTGTCAGGACAGAGAAAACAATGAGAGCGAAGGGGACTTCCTGTGTTTATAGAGGACGGGGGGCAGACCCTGCATGAGTCAGTGAACCAGATTAGTccatttgtccatccatccaaccatgcACCCACCCATCTTTACATTTGGATTTTTCTAATTTATGTTTTTGCTGTCATGCAATGAAACAACATACACATGACCTGTGTGTACTATGCTCACATGTGCCCTTATGTCCATCTCCTGCTCTCTTGGCCCTTCATTATTTGCAGACGGTTAAACACAGTCACCAGGTGCAGCTTGGTATCACTAGCCCAGAATGTGTGGGTCAGACATGGCCCCTGGTCCCAGCTTGATTAATgaacagacagagggagaggatgAGCTTATGGGGTGAACATGAAGCGgacaggagggagacagagagatctctttctctctccctttatctttttttttctctctctccgtctgtgCCTACTGCCGACTTCAGCAGTTTCACAATCCCTGACTGTCCAGCCAACCGGCCTAGCATGCCGTGCTGCTCCGTTCCACTCACACATGAACAGCAACAGTACAACAACAGGAAAGGGCCTCCCCTGCTTTCACTTGCAGGTCCTGTCTCCAACCTCCCTGGGGATGGATCTTGTTATTATCTTTAATAAATGTAGCTGAAGCAGAGATAAACCTCCAGCATTCCAAAATTCTTGGTTTTGTTTATGAAATGGTGTTGCAAGAACAGATAAATTGGGGGTTTATTTAAAGGTTTTCTATTTTGGACAATGGTCTGCTCATCACTGGGAGAGGACTCTGTCTGTGATAAAagactgccctctagtggtgagTCTTTGCAGGCGAGAACAGCTCCatactgtgtgtttgtggggtgTTAAGATCCCTGAACAAAtcttgctatttttatttttacttgtacTTCATTTTCTCGTTGTCCACAGATGATGCATTTCACCAAACTGATTTCTTGAGAATTACAATTCAACATGCTGATCTGTATTTTGGATATCTTGTACGATTGTATCAGTTGCGTTTTAGTTGCTGaggtgctcaggaggtgaacctATACCTCTCTCCAACTACTAGTTCACACTCCTATGTtttggtccacactggtctTGAAGTGGCTACCTCCTgattacacatacagtatatacactttATTTACTCACTGTCCAGTGGTTGGAACATAAGAAATACAgccacagaaaatatttttacacttcTCATTACTTTAGTAATGTAGGGTGCACCTGAATGCACTAAGAATAAAAAATTCCTCATCATTGAGATGGGAATAGTGGGTAATATAGAGGGAATTGTATTGTGATCAAAAAAGGCAGTCTCTAGCTCTTGTTAGTCAACCACTGCCGGACACAGTTTGAGCATCATTATAAAGTATGATCAACTGTAGAGAAGACAGTTTCAATCACTGATGCGGTAAAGCAACTGAG contains:
- the rspo3 gene encoding R-spondin-3, coding for MQLQLISFVLIILHCMDYTGCQQHSSSRHRHHKQISGLSSGCQQGGCLTCSDYNGCLSCKPRFFMHLERIGMKQIGVCMTSCPPGFYGTRSPERNTCTKCRSECDSCFNKNFCTRCRAGFYLHLGKCQENCPEGLVRSDTQRECVPKCPAECESCLNSETCTRCWPGLYQLSGRCHHVCPEDYEPNDKLMECTSQVHCEVGDWSEWSPCSRSGRTCGFKRGQETRTRQVLQYPSPFGNPCPEISEIKECLVKRRKCLGRRKNDRRERRNRNSRKDKENQEVRRERKREREREASEREDSDNRNKTEHRHRRGHDKDSAFPGDGLVHQ